One region of Thermus thermamylovorans genomic DNA includes:
- a CDS encoding heavy metal translocating P-type ATPase has product MEAPRVRVFRVEGMDCADCARKVEGTLRSVPGVARAEVSFQSGKAYLHLEVPGAEREAERALASLGYRLRPAGEEARGLPGPWPWALLTGGLLLLAFLASFLLPTWAGWGYALAALVGVYPLARRAAAGFRQNPFSMQALVTAATLGALAIGAQAEAAVVVFLFLVGEVLEAYAVAQARRGLRVLGELLPRRAYRLGDGGVEEVPLEALRAGDRVRVPPGERVPADGVVLEGEALVEEAAFTGEPLPGTRGMGDRVYGGSLVAEGSLVLRVERPPKEGFLAEMERLAEEALLRKSRAERVMDAFSRRYTPAVLALAAFVALALPLFRGDFLEHLYKALALLLIACPCALVVSVPAAIAAGVARGARAGVLFKGGAALERLAGVRHLALDKTGTLTLGRPRLARVMPWRVGGGEALALAKAVAQGSAHPLARALREAEGPGGLEAEGHRSEPGLGSFARVAGEEVGLVRPEAVALPEPLRTQARALEEEGMTLTLLVRSGEPLALFAFQDAPRPEAREALAALRALGLKPLLLTGDRTGAALPLAQALGLSQEEVRAGLSPLDKLQLVEALAQRGGVAMVGDGANDAPALARATVGLAVAEGTGVALRAADVGLLSLAALPRALRLSRLALAAVRWNIALAVGLKGLFLLTTLLGLSGLWAAVLADNGALVLVTLNSLRLLWARV; this is encoded by the coding sequence GGACCTTGCGGTCCGTACCGGGGGTAGCTAGGGCCGAGGTGAGCTTCCAAAGCGGCAAGGCCTACCTGCACCTGGAGGTGCCGGGGGCGGAGCGGGAGGCGGAGCGGGCCCTCGCCTCCCTGGGCTACCGCCTTAGGCCCGCCGGGGAGGAGGCCCGGGGGCTTCCCGGCCCCTGGCCCTGGGCCCTCCTCACAGGGGGGCTTTTGCTCCTGGCCTTCTTGGCCTCCTTCCTCCTTCCGACCTGGGCAGGGTGGGGCTACGCCCTGGCCGCCCTGGTGGGGGTCTATCCCCTGGCCCGCAGGGCCGCGGCCGGTTTTCGGCAGAACCCCTTCAGCATGCAGGCCCTGGTGACGGCGGCCACCCTGGGGGCCCTGGCCATCGGGGCCCAGGCGGAGGCCGCGGTGGTGGTCTTCCTCTTCCTGGTGGGGGAGGTGTTGGAGGCCTACGCGGTGGCCCAGGCCCGGCGGGGTCTCAGGGTCCTAGGGGAGCTCCTCCCCCGGCGGGCCTACCGGCTGGGAGACGGGGGGGTAGAGGAGGTGCCCCTGGAGGCCCTCCGGGCGGGGGACCGGGTCCGGGTCCCCCCGGGGGAGCGGGTGCCCGCGGACGGGGTGGTCCTCGAGGGGGAGGCCCTGGTGGAGGAAGCTGCCTTCACCGGGGAGCCCTTGCCCGGGACGAGGGGCATGGGGGATAGGGTCTACGGGGGGAGCCTGGTGGCCGAGGGGAGCCTGGTCCTCCGGGTGGAGCGCCCCCCCAAGGAGGGCTTCTTGGCGGAGATGGAGCGTCTGGCGGAGGAGGCTCTCCTGCGCAAGAGCCGGGCCGAGCGGGTGATGGACGCCTTCAGCCGCCGCTACACCCCGGCGGTCCTGGCCCTGGCGGCCTTCGTGGCCCTCGCCCTGCCCCTTTTCCGGGGGGACTTCCTGGAGCACCTCTACAAGGCCCTGGCCCTCCTCCTCATCGCCTGCCCCTGCGCCCTGGTGGTCTCCGTGCCCGCGGCCATCGCCGCCGGGGTGGCCCGGGGGGCGCGGGCGGGGGTGCTCTTCAAGGGCGGGGCCGCCCTGGAGCGCCTGGCCGGGGTGCGGCACCTGGCCCTGGACAAGACCGGCACCCTCACCCTGGGCCGTCCCCGCCTGGCGCGGGTGATGCCCTGGCGGGTGGGCGGCGGGGAGGCCCTGGCCCTGGCCAAGGCGGTGGCCCAGGGCTCCGCCCACCCCCTGGCCCGGGCCCTTAGGGAGGCGGAGGGCCCCGGGGGCCTCGAGGCGGAGGGGCACCGGAGCGAGCCCGGCCTGGGGAGCTTCGCCCGGGTGGCGGGGGAGGAGGTGGGGCTCGTGCGCCCCGAGGCGGTGGCCCTTCCCGAACCCCTCCGCACCCAGGCCCGGGCCCTGGAGGAGGAGGGGATGACCCTCACCCTCCTGGTGCGCTCGGGGGAACCCTTGGCCCTCTTCGCCTTCCAGGACGCGCCCAGGCCGGAGGCCAGGGAGGCCTTGGCGGCCCTCCGCGCCCTGGGGCTCAAGCCCCTCCTCCTCACCGGGGACCGGACCGGGGCCGCCCTGCCCCTGGCCCAGGCCCTGGGGCTTTCCCAGGAGGAGGTGCGGGCCGGGCTTTCCCCACTGGACAAGCTCCAGCTGGTGGAGGCGCTGGCCCAGCGTGGGGGTGTGGCCATGGTGGGGGACGGGGCCAACGACGCCCCCGCCCTGGCCCGGGCCACGGTGGGCCTGGCGGTGGCCGAGGGCACGGGGGTGGCCCTGAGGGCAGCGGACGTGGGCCTCCTCTCCCTGGCCGCCTTGCCCCGGGCCTTGCGCCTGAGCCGCCTGGCCTTGGCCGCGGTGCGCTGGAACATCGCCTTGGCCGTGGGCCTCAAAGGGCTTTTCCTCCTCACCACCCTCCTGGGGCTTTCCGGGCTTTGGGCCGCGGTCCTGGCCGACAACGGGGCCCTGGTCCTGGTGACCCTGAACAGCCTGCGCCTCCTCTGGGCTAGGGTCTGA
- the pdxT gene encoding pyridoxal 5'-phosphate synthase glutaminase subunit PdxT, which translates to MVGVLALQGDFREHKEALRRLGVEAREVRKKEHLQGLQALVVPGGESTTIGKLAREYGIEEEVRKRVAEGSLALFGTCAGAIWLAREILGYPEQPRLGVLDAAVERNAFGRQVESFEEDLEVRGLGPFHGVFIRAPAFRRLGPGVEVLAELGDLPVLVRQGKVLASAFHPELTPDTRLHRFFLDLAGL; encoded by the coding sequence GTGGTCGGCGTGCTGGCCCTGCAAGGGGATTTTCGCGAGCACAAGGAGGCCCTGAGGCGCCTGGGGGTGGAGGCCAGGGAGGTGCGGAAGAAGGAGCACCTTCAGGGCCTACAGGCCCTCGTTGTGCCCGGGGGGGAGTCCACCACCATCGGCAAGCTGGCGCGGGAGTACGGCATCGAGGAGGAGGTGCGGAAGCGGGTGGCGGAGGGCTCCCTGGCCCTCTTCGGCACCTGCGCCGGGGCCATATGGCTTGCCCGGGAGATCCTGGGCTACCCGGAGCAGCCCCGCCTGGGGGTGCTGGACGCGGCCGTGGAGCGCAACGCCTTCGGCCGCCAGGTGGAGAGCTTCGAGGAGGACCTCGAGGTCCGGGGCCTCGGGCCCTTCCACGGGGTCTTCATCCGCGCCCCCGCCTTCCGCCGCCTGGGGCCGGGGGTGGAGGTCCTGGCGGAGCTGGGGGACCTGCCCGTCCTGGTGCGCCAGGGGAAGGTGCTGGCCAGCGCCTTCCACCCCGAGCTCACCCCCGACACCCGCCTCCACCGCTTCTTCCTGGACCTGGCGGGGCTTTAG
- a CDS encoding response regulator transcription factor, producing the protein MRILVVEDEPDIAEPLLLLLRREGYEAVWAGSLESAWEVFLEGEPLLVVLDVMLPEGEEAGFAFARQLREGGYEGAILFLTARDALDDRVAGLNLGGDDYLVKPFALEEFLARVRALLRRGAHYKGTRFLKGELEVDLVGRRAYWKGEAVALSPREFALLELLCRYPERLFPPEELADRLFPGRESGVRMARVYIHRLRRKLAPEVVRTGAGGYGLGLSQ; encoded by the coding sequence ATGCGCATCTTGGTGGTGGAGGACGAGCCCGACATCGCCGAGCCCCTGCTGCTTCTTTTGCGGCGAGAGGGGTACGAGGCTGTCTGGGCCGGTAGCCTGGAGTCGGCCTGGGAGGTTTTTCTGGAGGGCGAGCCGCTTCTGGTGGTCCTGGATGTCATGCTCCCCGAGGGGGAGGAGGCGGGCTTTGCCTTTGCCCGCCAGCTGCGCGAGGGCGGCTACGAAGGGGCCATCCTCTTCCTCACCGCCCGGGATGCCTTGGACGACCGGGTGGCCGGGCTGAACCTGGGGGGGGACGACTACCTGGTGAAGCCCTTCGCCTTGGAGGAGTTTTTGGCCCGGGTGAGGGCCCTTCTCCGCCGGGGGGCCCATTACAAGGGCACGCGCTTCCTCAAGGGGGAACTGGAGGTGGACCTGGTGGGACGCAGGGCCTACTGGAAGGGGGAAGCGGTTGCCCTTTCCCCCAGGGAGTTCGCCCTGTTGGAGCTTCTGTGCCGCTACCCCGAGCGCCTTTTCCCTCCGGAGGAGTTGGCGGACCGCCTGTTTCCTGGCCGCGAGTCCGGGGTGAGGATGGCCCGGGTGTACATCCACCGCCTGCGGCGGAAGCTGGCTCCGGAGGTGGTGCGGACGGGGGCTGGGGGGTATGGCCTTGGGCTTTCGCAGTAG
- a CDS encoding HAD family hydrolase, with translation MVGLVFVDVDGTLVGREGVPPCVWPAAQALRAQGMRLALVTGRPGRGEALSLAGKLQPGGLHTFESGAVVLDLSQEPPRPFLVEALPEGAAAEAVRRARQLGLPLEGYTAEGGFYVEGDSPLFRAHQALLGMEAEVADLLDQSPLVRLQVLAEPEAPLGAFLETLPPELEAHVAESPKMPGVRFVSLTRRGVSKLSAARRVAEAYGLPLEACAMVGDGENDLELLQAVGLGIAMGNAPPRVKRAARRVVAPVEACGLAEALRTLLEA, from the coding sequence ATGGTGGGCTTGGTCTTCGTGGACGTGGACGGCACCCTGGTGGGCCGGGAGGGGGTACCCCCCTGCGTCTGGCCAGCGGCCCAGGCCCTGCGGGCGCAGGGGATGCGCCTGGCCCTGGTCACCGGCCGCCCCGGCCGGGGGGAGGCCCTGTCCCTCGCGGGAAAGCTCCAGCCCGGGGGCCTCCACACCTTCGAGTCGGGGGCGGTGGTCCTGGACCTATCCCAAGAGCCCCCCAGGCCCTTCCTGGTGGAGGCCCTGCCCGAGGGGGCCGCGGCGGAGGCGGTGCGCCGGGCCAGGCAGCTCGGGCTCCCCCTGGAGGGCTACACCGCGGAAGGGGGGTTCTACGTGGAGGGGGATAGCCCCCTCTTCCGGGCCCACCAGGCCCTTCTGGGCATGGAGGCGGAGGTGGCGGACCTCCTGGACCAGAGTCCCCTCGTACGCCTGCAGGTCCTGGCCGAGCCTGAGGCCCCCCTGGGGGCCTTCCTAGAGACCCTGCCCCCGGAGCTGGAGGCCCACGTGGCCGAAAGCCCCAAGATGCCCGGGGTGCGCTTCGTCTCCCTCACCCGGCGGGGGGTGAGCAAGCTCTCCGCGGCCCGCCGCGTGGCGGAGGCCTACGGCCTCCCCCTCGAGGCCTGCGCCATGGTGGGGGACGGGGAGAACGACCTGGAGCTCCTCCAGGCGGTAGGCCTGGGCATCGCCATGGGGAACGCCCCCCCAAGGGTGAAGCGGGCCGCCCGGCGGGTGGTGGCCCCGGTGGAGGCCTGCGGCCTGGCCGAGGCCCTGCGCACCCTTTTGGAAGCCTAG
- a CDS encoding PhzF family phenazine biosynthesis protein → MARIPYVIVDAFAPTPGAGNRVALVLDARGMTLEEMQRVAQRLAEPETAFVTEGRENIFAVRFFTPMGEVEFSGHAAVALGLALVRLGLAPEGATRLFLHTPTEALPVEVEYGEGEPKKAWVRGPAPRFRDLPPYRALKEVLEALGGDERYLHRGLPYGIAYTGLWSLFVPLIAPGVVDALEPEMPLLAELSRRLEVATVHAYAPMGPRSFYARDFAPLLGIPEDPVTGSANAALGALLARAGVVPRREGRVALTVYQGHRLGNPGVVEVVVDYSPTGVPYAVQIGGEAAILKTGEL, encoded by the coding sequence ATGGCTAGGATCCCCTACGTGATCGTGGACGCCTTCGCCCCCACCCCCGGGGCGGGCAACCGGGTAGCCCTGGTCCTGGACGCCCGGGGGATGACCCTAGAGGAAATGCAAAGGGTGGCCCAGCGGCTCGCTGAGCCCGAAACGGCCTTCGTCACCGAAGGGCGGGAGAACATCTTCGCCGTGCGCTTTTTCACCCCCATGGGCGAGGTGGAGTTCTCCGGGCACGCGGCGGTGGCCCTGGGCCTGGCCCTGGTGCGCCTGGGCCTGGCCCCCGAGGGCGCCACCCGCCTCTTCCTCCACACCCCCACCGAGGCCCTGCCGGTGGAGGTGGAGTACGGGGAAGGGGAACCCAAGAAGGCTTGGGTGCGGGGGCCCGCCCCCCGCTTCCGCGACCTCCCCCCCTACCGGGCCCTGAAGGAGGTCCTGGAGGCCCTGGGGGGCGACGAGCGCTACCTCCACCGGGGCCTCCCCTACGGCATCGCCTACACCGGGCTCTGGAGCCTCTTCGTCCCCCTCATCGCCCCGGGGGTGGTGGACGCCCTGGAGCCGGAGATGCCCCTCCTGGCGGAGCTTTCCCGCAGGCTGGAGGTGGCCACGGTGCACGCCTACGCCCCCATGGGCCCGAGGAGCTTCTACGCCCGGGACTTCGCCCCCCTCCTGGGCATCCCCGAGGACCCGGTGACCGGCTCGGCCAACGCCGCCTTAGGGGCCCTCCTGGCCCGGGCGGGGGTGGTGCCCCGGCGGGAGGGCCGGGTGGCCCTCACCGTCTATCAGGGCCACCGCCTGGGGAACCCGGGGGTGGTGGAGGTGGTGGTGGACTACAGCCCCACGGGCGTGCCCTACGCGGTGCAGATCGGCGGCGAGGCCGCTATCCTTAAGACCGGGGAGCTCTGA
- the asnS gene encoding asparagine--tRNA ligase, whose product MRVFIDEVAEHQGQEVELRGWLYGRRSKGKIHFLILRDGTGFLQATVFKGEVPEEVFARADHLPQETALRVWGVVRRDERAPGGFELAVRHLEVVSLPQGEYPIGPKEHGIDFLMDHRHLWLRHRRPFAVMRIRDEIERAIHDFFAARGFLRFDAPILTPSAVEGTTDLFEVDLFDGEKAYLSQSGQLYAEAGALAYGKVYTFGPTFRAERSKTRRHLLEFWMVEPEVAFMTHEENMALQEALVSYLVGRVLERRAKELELLGRDPRALEPAAEGRYPRLTYKEAVALVNRLSQEDPEVPPLPYGEDFGAPQEAALSRRFDRPVFIERYPARIKAFYMEPDPEDPELVLNDDLLAPEGYGEIIGGSQRIHDLELLRGKIREFGLPEEVYEWYLDLRRYGSVPHAGFGLGLERTVAWIGGLAHVREAIPFPRMYTRMRP is encoded by the coding sequence ATGCGGGTCTTTATCGATGAGGTCGCCGAGCACCAGGGCCAGGAGGTGGAGCTCCGGGGCTGGCTTTATGGGAGGCGCTCCAAGGGCAAAATCCACTTCCTCATCCTCCGGGACGGCACCGGCTTCCTGCAGGCCACGGTGTTCAAGGGGGAGGTGCCAGAGGAGGTGTTCGCCCGGGCGGACCACCTGCCCCAGGAGACCGCCTTGCGGGTGTGGGGGGTGGTGCGCCGGGACGAGCGGGCCCCCGGGGGGTTTGAGCTTGCGGTGCGGCACCTGGAGGTGGTGAGCCTGCCCCAGGGGGAGTACCCCATCGGCCCCAAGGAGCACGGCATCGACTTCCTCATGGACCACCGCCACCTGTGGCTGCGCCACCGCCGCCCCTTCGCGGTGATGCGCATCCGGGACGAGATCGAGCGGGCCATCCACGACTTCTTCGCTGCCCGGGGCTTCCTCCGCTTCGACGCCCCCATCCTCACCCCGAGCGCGGTGGAGGGCACCACCGACCTCTTTGAGGTCGACCTCTTCGACGGGGAAAAGGCCTACCTCTCCCAGTCGGGCCAGCTCTACGCGGAGGCGGGGGCTTTGGCCTACGGCAAGGTCTACACCTTCGGCCCCACCTTCCGCGCGGAAAGGAGCAAGACGAGGCGCCACCTCCTGGAGTTCTGGATGGTGGAACCCGAGGTGGCCTTCATGACCCACGAGGAGAACATGGCCCTCCAGGAGGCCCTGGTGAGCTACCTGGTGGGCCGGGTCCTGGAGCGGCGGGCTAAGGAGCTGGAGCTCCTGGGGCGGGACCCCAGGGCCCTCGAGCCCGCCGCGGAGGGGCGCTACCCCCGGCTCACCTACAAGGAGGCCGTGGCCCTGGTGAACCGCCTGAGCCAGGAGGACCCTGAGGTGCCCCCCCTCCCCTACGGGGAGGACTTCGGCGCCCCCCAGGAGGCCGCCCTCAGCCGGCGGTTCGACCGCCCCGTCTTCATCGAGCGCTACCCCGCCCGGATCAAGGCCTTCTACATGGAGCCCGACCCAGAAGACCCCGAACTGGTCCTAAACGACGACCTCCTGGCCCCGGAGGGGTACGGGGAGATCATCGGGGGCAGCCAAAGAATCCACGACCTGGAGCTCCTGCGAGGGAAAATCCGGGAGTTCGGCCTGCCGGAGGAGGTCTACGAGTGGTACCTGGACCTCCGCCGCTATGGCAGCGTGCCCCACGCGGGCTTCGGCCTGGGCCTGGAGCGCACCGTGGCCTGGATCGGTGGCCTCGCCCACGTGCGGGAGGCCATCCCCTTCCCGCGGATGTACACCAGGATGCGCCCCTAG
- a CDS encoding sensor histidine kinase produces MALGFRSRLLLGVGLVVALSALAQLGLGYLALLRASETVARRELLLFAQTLYQALEFNGPLPTLHPERSAPLLAFVGGRARLSREGRAYLHYGGPFPEGGGWIRAAWALPQGYALEVALPAPSLGYALTASFLALPLALGLALGITFLLLQGLLRPLRDLARAAEALSQERFPEPVPIPLGRDELSSLAVSFNRMVRAVQGFLERERAFTRHAAHELRTPVAALRSQVEALEQGLLPPKQVLPRLKAQIGRLEALLEGLLALARGELVRERVDLKAHLLELARQWPGVLLRLEGEGKVWGAAELLRRVLFNLLENAFRHGRPPVEVRLWEEGPWVALSVRDHGAGVPEDLEAELGTPFRKGASSSGSGLGLALVRRSVERMGGTVEWGNAQPGWRVVLRLPKEVP; encoded by the coding sequence ATGGCCTTGGGCTTTCGCAGTAGGCTGCTCCTGGGGGTGGGGCTGGTGGTGGCCCTTTCCGCCTTGGCCCAGCTGGGTCTGGGGTACCTGGCCTTGCTGAGGGCCTCGGAGACCGTGGCCCGGAGGGAGCTCCTCCTCTTCGCCCAGACCCTTTACCAAGCCTTGGAGTTCAACGGTCCCCTGCCTACCCTTCATCCCGAGCGGTCCGCCCCCCTTTTGGCCTTCGTAGGGGGAAGGGCCCGGCTTTCCCGGGAAGGGAGGGCTTACCTCCACTACGGAGGGCCTTTCCCCGAGGGCGGGGGTTGGATCCGGGCGGCCTGGGCCTTGCCCCAAGGGTATGCCCTCGAGGTGGCTCTGCCTGCCCCAAGCCTGGGGTATGCCCTCACCGCCAGCTTCCTGGCCCTGCCCCTGGCCCTGGGCCTGGCCCTGGGGATAACTTTTCTCCTCCTGCAAGGCCTCCTCCGCCCCCTCAGGGACCTGGCCCGGGCGGCAGAAGCCCTTTCTCAGGAACGCTTTCCCGAGCCCGTTCCCATCCCCTTGGGCAGGGATGAGCTTTCCAGCTTGGCCGTGAGCTTTAACCGCATGGTGCGGGCGGTGCAGGGTTTCCTGGAGCGGGAGCGGGCCTTCACCCGTCATGCCGCCCACGAGCTCAGGACCCCGGTGGCCGCCTTGCGCAGCCAGGTGGAGGCCCTGGAGCAGGGCCTCTTGCCGCCGAAGCAGGTTCTACCACGCCTAAAGGCCCAGATCGGGCGCTTGGAAGCCTTGCTGGAGGGGCTCTTGGCCTTAGCCCGGGGGGAGTTGGTGCGGGAGCGGGTGGATCTTAAGGCCCACCTCCTGGAGCTGGCCCGCCAGTGGCCGGGGGTCCTCTTGCGGCTGGAGGGTGAGGGGAAGGTGTGGGGAGCTGCCGAGCTCCTGCGCCGGGTCCTGTTTAACCTGTTGGAGAACGCCTTCCGCCACGGGCGCCCTCCGGTGGAGGTGCGCCTCTGGGAAGAGGGGCCCTGGGTGGCCCTCTCGGTGCGGGACCACGGGGCTGGGGTGCCCGAGGACCTGGAGGCGGAGCTGGGTACGCCCTTCCGTAAGGGGGCTTCCTCTTCAGGCTCGGGCCTGGGGCTGGCCCTGGTGCGGCGTTCGGTGGAGCGGATGGGGGGGACGGTAGAGTGGGGCAACGCCCAGCCCGGCTGGCGGGTAGTGTTGCGGTTGCCCAAGGAGGTTCCGTGA